One window from the genome of Pandoraea fibrosis encodes:
- a CDS encoding DMT family transporter → MKTTPRPIDATALAIMLVLCTIWGGQQVAVKLAVPVVPAVLQAGLRSMVATVLVGGWMLWRRQKLMTGDGTLPAGILAGVLFSLEFLCIFVGLTHTTASRMAVFLYTAPCFTAIGLHWTVPSERLRTMQWLGMAIAFCGIVVAFSDGSGSDLATTWPGDLLGILAGLFWGLTTVVVRASRLATAAPSKTLLYQLAVSAVLLCALALVTGNVHIAPMTTTTWVSLVYQSIGVAFASYLIWFWLLTHYSAARLASFSFLSPLFGVTFGVLILGESVGWRFGCAVALVFAGISLVNRRR, encoded by the coding sequence ATGAAAACCACGCCGCGTCCGATCGATGCCACCGCGCTCGCCATCATGCTGGTTCTGTGCACCATATGGGGCGGCCAGCAAGTTGCCGTCAAACTGGCCGTGCCCGTGGTTCCGGCGGTATTGCAGGCGGGTTTGCGCTCCATGGTCGCCACGGTACTCGTGGGCGGCTGGATGCTGTGGCGCCGTCAGAAACTGATGACGGGCGACGGCACGCTGCCCGCCGGCATTCTCGCCGGCGTACTTTTTTCGCTGGAATTCCTCTGCATTTTCGTCGGACTGACGCACACGACCGCCTCGCGCATGGCGGTCTTCCTCTACACTGCCCCGTGCTTCACCGCCATCGGCCTGCACTGGACAGTGCCCAGCGAGCGCTTGCGCACGATGCAATGGCTGGGCATGGCGATCGCCTTCTGCGGCATCGTGGTGGCGTTCTCCGACGGCAGCGGTTCGGACCTTGCGACGACCTGGCCGGGCGACCTGCTCGGGATTCTGGCGGGGCTGTTCTGGGGATTGACGACGGTGGTGGTGCGCGCGTCGCGACTCGCGACGGCCGCGCCATCGAAGACACTGCTCTATCAACTGGCCGTCTCGGCCGTATTGCTATGCGCGCTGGCGCTGGTGACGGGCAACGTACACATCGCCCCGATGACGACCACGACGTGGGTCAGCCTCGTCTATCAGTCCATCGGCGTAGCTTTCGCGAGCTATCTGATCTGGTTCTGGCTGCTTACCCACTACAGCGCCGCCCGCCTCGCGTCGTTCTCGTTCCTGAGCCCGCTCTTCGGTGTGACGTTCGGCGTGCTGATTCTCGGCGAATCCGTCGGCTGGCGCTTCGGATGCGCCGTCGCTCTCGTGTTCGCCGGGATCAGCCTTGTGAACCGGCGCCGCTGA
- a CDS encoding rubredoxin, with translation MYKKGSAVELQFSPSRLNDGAGDPYWIDLTRDEAQALLAALQSHLSRAQHDASGTESPLVFTLTDPGALPKTDGILGDDAALAPSGEHAGASRQWVCVICGWIYDEAQGYPEDGIAPGTRWEDVPEDWRCPLCDVGKEDFAMVEF, from the coding sequence ATGTATAAGAAAGGCTCTGCCGTCGAACTTCAGTTCTCCCCGTCGCGACTCAACGACGGGGCGGGTGATCCGTACTGGATCGATCTCACTCGCGACGAGGCGCAGGCGTTGCTTGCGGCCCTGCAATCGCATCTGAGCCGTGCGCAGCACGATGCTTCGGGCACGGAATCGCCGCTGGTGTTCACGTTGACCGATCCGGGGGCGCTGCCGAAGACCGATGGCATTCTGGGTGACGATGCCGCTCTCGCGCCGTCCGGGGAGCACGCGGGGGCGTCGCGGCAATGGGTCTGCGTGATCTGTGGCTGGATTTACGACGAGGCGCAGGGCTATCCCGAAGACGGCATTGCGCCGGGAACTCGCTGGGAAGACGTGCCGGAAGACTGGCGTTGCCCGCTGTGCGACGTGGGCAAGGAGGATTTTGCGATGGTGGAGTTCTGA
- the gloA gene encoding lactoylglutathione lyase, which translates to MRMLHTMLRVGDLQRSIDFYTRVLGMQLLRQSENPEYKYTLAFVGYGAESENTVLELTYNWGVEKYEIGTAFGHLAVEVDDAYQACDTIRAAGGKVSREAGPVKGGTTVIAFVEDPDGYKIELIQKHSAKGGL; encoded by the coding sequence ATGCGAATGCTCCATACCATGCTGCGCGTCGGCGACCTGCAGCGCTCGATCGATTTCTACACGCGCGTGCTCGGCATGCAACTGCTGCGTCAGAGCGAGAATCCTGAATACAAGTACACGCTGGCTTTCGTCGGCTACGGCGCCGAGTCGGAAAACACCGTGCTCGAGCTGACTTATAACTGGGGTGTGGAAAAGTACGAAATCGGCACCGCGTTCGGTCATCTGGCCGTCGAAGTGGACGATGCCTACCAAGCCTGCGACACGATCCGTGCTGCCGGCGGCAAGGTCAGTCGCGAAGCCGGCCCCGTCAAGGGCGGCACCACGGTCATCGCCTTCGTGGAAGATCCGGACGGCTACAAGATCGAACTGATCCAGAAGCACTCGGCCAAGGGCGGTCTGTAA
- a CDS encoding M48 family metallopeptidase produces the protein MSKVQPATRDTRSRHETPAPQMELDLFGNPAAEANGVATDAPGPSAALSPSAADTNTLQTAPPGASGPRRTPANGERVIVLDGHAIYYRFKRSSRRTIGFMIDESGLAVTAPRWVTLADVEAAIVEKKRWIFNKIAEFRERAARRVVPRVTWVDGATLPYLGHTLTVRLGERPGAAQYDIHTHTLWLDLPPQAAPEQMRDRVQGWLQQEARKLFTTRLEVYGERLGVRYTALGLSSASTRWGSCSADGRIRLNWRLIHFPLGVIDYVVAHELAHLKEMNHGPRFWQAVASIFPEFEAARDTLKSHAPEWLPEF, from the coding sequence ATGTCGAAAGTCCAACCCGCTACCCGCGACACCCGCTCCCGGCATGAGACGCCTGCTCCCCAGATGGAACTCGACCTGTTCGGCAATCCCGCCGCCGAAGCCAATGGCGTGGCCACCGACGCGCCCGGCCCGTCCGCTGCGCTGAGTCCGTCTGCTGCCGACACGAATACACTGCAAACCGCTCCGCCAGGTGCCTCCGGTCCGCGCAGAACGCCTGCCAACGGCGAGCGCGTGATCGTGCTCGATGGGCATGCGATCTATTACCGTTTCAAGCGGTCCTCGCGCCGCACCATCGGCTTCATGATCGACGAATCGGGACTTGCCGTGACCGCCCCGCGCTGGGTCACGCTCGCCGATGTGGAAGCGGCCATCGTCGAGAAGAAGCGCTGGATCTTCAACAAGATCGCCGAGTTTCGCGAGCGCGCGGCACGTCGTGTCGTGCCACGCGTGACCTGGGTCGACGGCGCCACGCTGCCTTACCTCGGGCACACGCTGACGGTGCGACTCGGCGAGCGCCCGGGCGCCGCGCAATACGACATCCATACCCACACACTGTGGCTCGATCTGCCGCCGCAGGCCGCGCCGGAGCAAATGCGAGACCGCGTGCAAGGCTGGTTGCAGCAGGAAGCGCGCAAGCTCTTCACGACCCGGCTGGAAGTCTACGGCGAGCGGCTTGGCGTGCGCTACACGGCGCTGGGACTATCGTCGGCATCGACCCGCTGGGGCAGTTGCAGCGCAGATGGGCGTATCCGCCTGAACTGGCGGCTGATCCACTTCCCGCTGGGCGTGATCGATTACGTGGTCGCGCACGAATTGGCGCATCTGAAGGAAATGAACCACGGGCCCCGCTTCTGGCAGGCCGTGGCGTCGATCTTTCCGGAATTCGAAGCCGCGCGCGATACGCTCAAGTCGCACGCACCGGAGTGGTTGCCGGAATTCTGA
- a CDS encoding lysophospholipid acyltransferase family protein — MLQFRSILFFIFQIVWTIPYAIACILSFPFLSRVQRYWFAVGWCKVVIRVADKLCGMRYRVIGWENLPERPAIILSKHQSAWETVALPALMPRPLCYVFKRELLYVPFFGWALGLLSMIHINRSKGTDAFQSVVAQGRERLAEGSWIIMFPEGTRTKTGSRNKYKSGGARLATTTGAPVVPIAHNAGRVWPRNSFKKFPGEVIVSIGPVIETEGRTAEAVNAEVAEWIEREMIRIDPDAYTSKPVASTPHSSDKPDASPRT, encoded by the coding sequence ATGCTGCAATTTCGTTCGATTCTGTTCTTCATCTTCCAGATTGTCTGGACGATTCCGTATGCCATTGCGTGCATCCTGTCGTTCCCGTTCCTCTCGCGCGTGCAGCGCTACTGGTTCGCGGTGGGCTGGTGCAAGGTCGTGATCCGTGTGGCCGACAAGCTGTGCGGCATGCGTTACCGCGTCATCGGCTGGGAGAATCTGCCGGAGCGCCCCGCGATCATTCTGTCGAAGCATCAGTCGGCCTGGGAGACGGTCGCGCTGCCCGCGCTCATGCCGCGCCCGCTGTGCTACGTATTCAAGCGCGAGTTGCTCTATGTGCCGTTCTTCGGTTGGGCGCTCGGCCTGCTCAGCATGATTCACATCAATCGCAGCAAGGGCACCGACGCCTTCCAATCGGTCGTCGCGCAAGGTCGCGAGCGTCTGGCCGAGGGATCGTGGATCATCATGTTCCCCGAAGGCACGCGCACAAAGACCGGCTCGCGCAACAAGTACAAGTCGGGCGGCGCCCGGCTCGCGACCACGACCGGTGCGCCGGTGGTCCCCATCGCGCACAATGCCGGACGTGTCTGGCCGCGCAACTCATTCAAGAAATTCCCGGGCGAAGTGATCGTCTCGATCGGGCCGGTCATTGAAACGGAAGGCCGCACGGCCGAAGCCGTCAATGCCGAAGTGGCCGAATGGATCGAGCGCGAAATGATACGCATCGACCCGGACGCCTACACGTCGAAGCCTGTGGCGAGCACACCGCACTCGTCCGACAAGCCAGACGCTTCACCACGGACCTGA
- the gmhB gene encoding D-glycero-beta-D-manno-heptose 1,7-bisphosphate 7-phosphatase, with translation MDSRKDRTPGPAARKLVILDRDGVINVDSDQFIKSKEEWVPLPGSLEAIGRLNQAGYRVVVATNQSGVGRGLFDMATLGAMHAKMSKLAAAAGGRIDAVFFCPHTAADACDCRKPKPGMFQEIARRYETDLTGVPAVGDSLRDLQAAAAVGAKPHLVLTGKGKKTLAAGNLPEGTRVHDSLQAFVNDLLAEEDAKSV, from the coding sequence ATGGATTCGCGCAAAGATCGCACCCCCGGCCCCGCCGCCCGCAAGCTCGTGATTCTCGATCGGGACGGCGTCATCAACGTCGACTCGGATCAGTTCATCAAGTCGAAGGAGGAGTGGGTGCCGCTGCCCGGCAGCCTCGAAGCGATCGGCCGTCTCAATCAGGCCGGCTACCGGGTCGTCGTGGCGACGAACCAGTCGGGTGTCGGACGCGGGCTGTTCGACATGGCGACGCTCGGCGCCATGCACGCGAAGATGTCGAAGCTGGCGGCGGCCGCCGGCGGACGCATCGACGCCGTGTTCTTCTGCCCGCACACCGCTGCCGACGCTTGCGACTGCCGCAAGCCGAAGCCCGGCATGTTTCAGGAAATCGCGCGCCGCTATGAAACCGACCTGACCGGCGTGCCGGCGGTCGGTGATTCGCTGCGCGATTTGCAGGCTGCCGCAGCCGTGGGCGCCAAGCCGCATCTGGTACTCACAGGCAAGGGCAAGAAAACGCTGGCCGCGGGTAACCTGCCCGAAGGCACGCGTGTTCACGACAGTCTGCAAGCCTTCGTGAACGACTTGCTCGCCGAAGAGGACGCCAAGAGCGTGTAA